In Ignavibacteriota bacterium, one genomic interval encodes:
- the xylA gene encoding xylose isomerase, giving the protein MAVKISIGEKEFFKGIGKIQFEGKDSKNPMSFKYYDENKVVAGKSMKEHFRFAIAYWHSFGANGADPFGSDTKKYPWLINSDPIQKAKEKMDAAFEFITKLGVPFYCFHDFDIVEEGENIPESEKRLSTIIEYAKQKQKDSEVKLLWGTANLFSNPRYMNGAATNPDFSVLTYAATQVKNAIDATIELGGSNYVFWGGREGYMSLLNTNMKKEIEHLGMFLNKAKDYGRKNGFNGTFLIEPKPMEPMKHQYDFDVATVIAFLREYDLMNDFKLNIEVNHATLASHTFQHELQVAANAGLLGSMDANRGDYQNGWDTDQFPINLFEITEAMLVILQAGGFKTGGINFDAKTRRNSTDLDDLFISHISGMDVFARSLLIADKVLNNSDYLKLLDERYASYESEKGKEFESGKLGLEELREIALASGEPKRISGKQELFEMIINDCI; this is encoded by the coding sequence ATGGCAGTCAAAATATCAATCGGCGAAAAAGAATTTTTTAAAGGTATTGGTAAAATTCAATTTGAGGGAAAAGATTCCAAAAATCCAATGTCGTTTAAATACTATGATGAGAATAAAGTTGTTGCGGGAAAATCTATGAAAGAACACTTTAGATTTGCAATTGCTTATTGGCATTCATTTGGAGCCAACGGCGCGGATCCCTTCGGTTCAGATACAAAAAAATATCCATGGTTAATAAATTCAGACCCAATTCAAAAAGCAAAAGAAAAAATGGATGCCGCATTTGAATTCATTACTAAACTTGGTGTTCCCTTTTATTGCTTCCATGATTTTGATATTGTAGAAGAAGGTGAAAACATTCCTGAAAGTGAAAAAAGATTAAGCACTATAATTGAATATGCAAAACAAAAGCAGAAAGATTCGGAAGTTAAATTACTTTGGGGCACCGCAAATTTGTTTTCAAATCCGCGTTATATGAATGGCGCAGCGACAAATCCTGACTTTAGTGTTTTAACATACGCTGCAACTCAAGTTAAAAATGCAATTGACGCAACAATTGAATTAGGCGGATCAAATTATGTATTTTGGGGCGGACGTGAAGGTTATATGTCATTATTAAATACAAACATGAAAAAAGAAATTGAACATTTAGGAATGTTTTTGAATAAAGCTAAAGATTACGGAAGGAAAAATGGATTCAACGGAACATTTTTGATTGAACCAAAACCGATGGAACCAATGAAACATCAATATGATTTTGACGTTGCGACAGTAATCGCGTTTTTACGTGAATACGATTTAATGAATGACTTCAAACTAAATATTGAAGTTAATCATGCTACACTTGCAAGCCATACTTTCCAGCATGAATTGCAAGTTGCCGCAAATGCCGGATTACTTGGCAGTATGGACGCGAACCGTGGTGATTATCAAAACGGATGGGATACTGATCAATTTCCAATAAACCTTTTTGAAATTACTGAAGCTATGTTGGTTATTTTACAAGCTGGAGGATTTAAAACAGGCGGCATTAACTTCGACGCGAAAACGAGAAGAAATTCAACCGATCTAGATGATCTTTTTATTTCACATATTTCCGGTATGGATGTTTTTGCGCGATCATTATTGATAGCAGATAAAGTTTTAAATAATTCAGATTATCTAAAATTATTAGACGAAAGATATGCAAGTTATGAAAGCGAAAAAGGGAAAGAATTTGAATCAGGCAAACTTGGTTTAGAAGAGTTAAGAGAAATTGCTTTAGCTTCGGGTGAACCAAAAAGAATTAGCGGTAAACAAGAATTATTTGAAATGATAATAAATGATTGCATATAA
- a CDS encoding SDR family oxidoreductase: MNNLFNLKGKTAVLTGGGGILASEMAMGFLKAGVKVVLLDINENNLNSKVDQLTQFGEISGIKCNVLDEKNLTEVNNSVLTKFGKIDILINAAGGNMPGATIGIDQTIFDLKIDELQKVTNLNFYGTVLPTLIFGKTMSDQKSGSIINISSMATFRSITRVVGYSAAKASVDNFTRWMAVELAQKFGNGIRVNAIAPGFLLTDQNRNLLTEKDGSLTQRGKDIIHMTPFKRFGEPEELVGSVLWLASDASKFVTGTVIPIDGGFSIFSGV; the protein is encoded by the coding sequence TTGAATAATTTATTTAATCTAAAAGGTAAAACCGCCGTATTGACTGGAGGCGGCGGAATTTTAGCTTCTGAAATGGCAATGGGCTTTCTTAAAGCGGGCGTTAAGGTTGTCTTATTGGATATCAATGAAAATAATTTAAATTCAAAAGTTGATCAGCTGACTCAGTTCGGAGAAATTTCCGGAATAAAATGCAACGTCCTTGATGAAAAAAACCTAACAGAAGTTAATAATTCCGTTTTAACTAAATTCGGGAAAATTGATATTCTGATAAATGCTGCCGGCGGAAACATGCCCGGAGCAACAATAGGAATAGATCAAACCATTTTTGATCTTAAAATTGATGAACTGCAGAAAGTTACCAACTTAAATTTTTATGGTACAGTTTTACCTACATTGATTTTCGGCAAAACAATGTCTGACCAAAAAAGCGGATCAATAATTAATATTTCTTCAATGGCAACATTCAGATCAATAACAAGAGTTGTAGGATACTCTGCGGCAAAAGCTTCTGTCGATAATTTTACAAGATGGATGGCAGTTGAATTAGCTCAAAAGTTTGGTAATGGCATTAGAGTAAATGCAATTGCGCCCGGATTTTTACTTACAGATCAAAATAGAAATTTACTTACTGAAAAAGATGGTTCTTTAACACAAAGAGGAAAAGATATTATTCACATGACTCCATTTAAAAGATTCGGTGAACCTGAAGAATTAGTCGGTTCCGTTCTTTGGTTAGCAAGCGACGCTTCAAAATTTGTAACCGGAACCGTAATTCCAATTGACGGCGGATTCAGTATTTTCAGCGGGGTGTAA